From the Burkholderia glumae LMG 2196 = ATCC 33617 genome, one window contains:
- a CDS encoding DUF3005 domain-containing protein gives MNQPVKSNPYPQQQHEKAGQSPVKTPAAGKDQPDAGTQAAGFASRQTPETIAGKTPTGLPPIERGDRGAQHGDPVRRAAERITSLDNANMAATDNAVDVDGKGLEARREASPRQDNVIHSNASLDEATRPPAEGLGGIDSQPPSEVLARPGWRVENRGTVTVEHTNGERAERVFSFERSSH, from the coding sequence ATGAACCAGCCCGTCAAATCCAATCCCTATCCGCAGCAGCAGCACGAGAAAGCCGGCCAGAGCCCGGTGAAGACGCCCGCCGCCGGCAAGGACCAGCCCGATGCCGGGACGCAGGCGGCCGGCTTCGCGAGCCGGCAGACGCCGGAGACGATCGCGGGCAAGACCCCCACCGGCCTGCCGCCGATCGAGCGCGGCGATCGCGGCGCGCAGCACGGCGATCCGGTGCGGCGTGCCGCCGAGCGCATCACCTCGCTCGACAATGCCAACATGGCAGCCACCGACAATGCAGTGGACGTGGACGGCAAGGGCCTGGAGGCGCGCCGCGAAGCCTCGCCGCGCCAGGACAACGTGATTCACTCCAACGCCTCGCTCGACGAAGCGACCCGGCCGCCCGCCGAGGGGCTCGGCGGCATCGACAGCCAGCCGCCGTCGGAAGTGCTCGCGCGGCCGGGCTGGCGCGTGGAAAACCGCGGCACCGTGACCGTGGAACACACCAACGGCGAGCGGGCGGAGCGAGTGTTCAGCTTCGAGCGTTCGTCGCACTGA
- a CDS encoding phosphocholine-specific phospholipase C, with the protein MVTQSRRDFLKFSAGLAGATAATTLVPESIRRALAIEPATVTGTIQDVQHIVVFMQENRSFDHYLGHLSGVRGYNDRFPVTLPNGKPVWFQPRQEDPSKVIAPFRYDTTNPNWNAQCIGGLPHTWVTTHSAIDHGRAGQWAAQKTNMTMGYHQREDVPFHYALADAFTVCDQYFCSIPGNTHPNRMYLMTGMVDPLATGGGPLLDNVDYIDNQFEPNQLRNPLTWTTYPERLEAAGISWQVYQQGTNFDNFTGNYGTNMLAAFQNFVNAPAGSSLQQRGMSTRNIAQLKADVQAGALPQVSWLLPPAAYSEHPKYTPLYGAYYISTILDALTSNPDVWSKTVLFIMYDENDGLFDHVVPPQAPTYVSTPPVNVGASTVDISLERHTVVPPQEVGTFTADTLPYGLGPRVPMFVVSPWSKGGFVSSQVFDHTSVLQFIERRFGVTEPNISPWRRAVCGDLTSTLDFTKSDATFPSLPSTSNYVAQADLQCSRATAQTAPAASTATPSIAAQEPGTRLSRPTPYELHVNGQLTSAGYTITFASSGTQGAHFWVYTNDSTALPRSYTVEAGKQLSDTWALDAGSGYAIHVYGPNGYFRRFLGAASGEAAAHPDLTTCYDVANGNVYVTLANGGTQPITVTATDLAYGQAPRSLTVPAGQSLEAHWDLSCSSQWYDLQFTIPDNPSWLRRIAGRVENGRVTTTDPAATAPVTKAI; encoded by the coding sequence ATGGTCACCCAATCCCGACGCGATTTTCTGAAGTTCTCCGCCGGCCTCGCCGGTGCCACCGCGGCCACCACGCTGGTGCCCGAATCGATCCGCCGCGCGCTCGCGATCGAGCCGGCCACCGTGACCGGCACGATCCAGGACGTGCAGCACATCGTGGTGTTCATGCAGGAGAACCGCTCGTTCGATCACTACCTCGGCCACCTGAGCGGCGTGCGCGGCTATAACGACCGCTTCCCCGTCACGCTGCCGAACGGCAAGCCGGTGTGGTTCCAGCCGCGCCAGGAAGACCCGAGCAAGGTGATCGCGCCGTTCCGCTACGACACCACCAACCCGAACTGGAACGCGCAGTGCATCGGCGGCCTGCCGCACACCTGGGTCACCACGCACAGCGCGATCGACCACGGCCGCGCCGGCCAGTGGGCCGCCCAGAAGACCAACATGACGATGGGCTACCATCAGCGCGAAGACGTGCCGTTCCACTACGCGCTCGCCGATGCGTTCACCGTCTGCGACCAGTATTTCTGCTCGATCCCCGGCAACACCCACCCGAACCGCATGTACCTGATGACGGGCATGGTCGATCCGCTGGCCACCGGCGGCGGCCCGCTGCTCGACAACGTCGACTACATCGACAACCAGTTCGAGCCGAACCAACTGCGCAATCCGCTGACCTGGACCACCTATCCGGAACGCCTGGAGGCGGCCGGCATTTCGTGGCAGGTGTACCAGCAGGGCACCAACTTCGACAACTTCACGGGCAACTACGGCACCAACATGCTCGCGGCGTTCCAGAACTTCGTGAACGCGCCGGCCGGCTCCTCGCTGCAGCAGCGCGGCATGAGCACGCGCAACATCGCGCAGCTGAAGGCCGACGTGCAGGCCGGCGCGCTGCCGCAGGTGTCGTGGCTGCTGCCGCCGGCCGCCTATTCGGAGCATCCGAAGTACACGCCGCTCTACGGCGCCTACTACATCTCGACGATTCTCGACGCGCTGACCTCGAACCCCGACGTCTGGAGCAAGACCGTCCTCTTCATCATGTACGACGAGAACGACGGCTTGTTCGACCACGTCGTGCCGCCGCAGGCGCCCACCTACGTCTCCACGCCGCCGGTGAACGTCGGCGCGAGCACGGTGGACATCTCGCTGGAGCGCCACACGGTGGTGCCGCCTCAGGAGGTGGGCACCTTTACCGCCGACACGCTGCCCTATGGGCTCGGGCCGCGCGTGCCGATGTTCGTGGTGTCGCCGTGGTCGAAGGGCGGCTTCGTCAGCTCGCAGGTGTTCGATCACACCTCGGTGCTGCAATTCATCGAGCGGCGCTTCGGCGTAACGGAGCCGAACATCTCGCCGTGGCGCCGCGCCGTGTGCGGCGATCTCACCTCCACGCTCGACTTCACGAAGTCGGACGCGACCTTCCCGAGCCTGCCGAGCACCTCGAACTACGTCGCGCAGGCCGACCTGCAGTGCTCGCGCGCCACCGCGCAGACCGCGCCGGCCGCCAGCACCGCCACGCCGAGCATCGCCGCGCAGGAGCCGGGCACGCGCCTGTCGCGGCCGACGCCCTACGAACTGCACGTCAACGGGCAACTGACGAGCGCCGGCTACACCATCACGTTCGCGAGCAGCGGCACGCAGGGCGCGCACTTCTGGGTCTACACCAACGATTCGACCGCCTTGCCGCGTTCGTACACGGTGGAAGCCGGCAAGCAGCTGTCCGACACCTGGGCGCTCGACGCGGGCAGCGGCTACGCGATCCACGTCTACGGCCCGAACGGCTATTTCCGCCGCTTCCTCGGCGCGGCCTCGGGCGAGGCCGCCGCGCATCCGGACCTGACGACCTGCTACGACGTGGCCAACGGCAACGTCTACGTGACGCTGGCCAACGGCGGCACCCAGCCGATCACGGTGACGGCCACCGATCTGGCCTACGGCCAGGCGCCGCGCAGCCTGACGGTGCCGGCCGGGCAGAGCCTGGAGGCGCACTGGGATCTGTCCTGCAGCAGCCAGTGGTACGACCTGCAGTTCACCATCCCCGACAACCCGTCCTGGCTGCGCCGCATCGCGGGACGCGTCGAGAACGGCAGGGTCACCACCACCGACCCGGCCGCCACCGCGCCGGTCACCAAGGCGATCTGA
- the infA gene encoding translation initiation factor IF-1, whose protein sequence is MAKEELLELDGIVDEVLPDSRYRVTLDNGVVVGAYASGRMRKNRIRILAGDRVTLELSVYDLTKGRINFRHKDERSGGAAPRASFRRR, encoded by the coding sequence ATGGCTAAAGAAGAACTGCTGGAACTCGACGGCATCGTTGACGAAGTGCTGCCGGACAGCCGCTACCGCGTCACGCTCGACAATGGTGTCGTGGTAGGTGCATATGCGTCCGGCCGTATGCGGAAGAATCGCATCCGAATCCTTGCCGGTGATCGGGTCACGCTGGAACTCTCGGTGTATGACCTGACCAAAGGACGGATCAATTTTCGACATAAGGATGAGCGTAGCGGCGGTGCAGCGCCGCGAGCTTCGTTCCGCCGCCGTTGA
- a CDS encoding GGDEF domain-containing protein, with product MQIAPLPVNEASRLARLHGLDLLDTPDEERFDRIARLARRIFDVPIALVSLIDANRQWFKSCFGLEARETSRDVSFCAHAILSDDTLVIPDATLDPRFAGNPLVTGAPGIRFYAGHPLALPDGTNLGTLCLIDTRPREIDATDLSHLRDLANLAEREVAAVQLATLDSLTALSNRRGFEMLSQQALNACRRRGLPASLLFFDLDGFKQINDRFGHAEGDRALVLFARSLTTVLREMDVIGRLGGDEFVALVMSEQLDVQALVERLRKDLGARGRQAGLEYEIRFSVGHVDYDPRDEPSVARLLAESDLRMYADKSRMKSRAAPH from the coding sequence ATGCAAATCGCTCCCTTACCCGTCAACGAAGCTTCACGGCTTGCCCGGCTGCATGGTCTGGATCTGCTCGACACGCCCGACGAGGAACGCTTCGACCGCATCGCCCGGCTCGCCCGGCGTATCTTCGACGTGCCGATCGCGCTCGTCTCGCTGATCGACGCGAACCGCCAGTGGTTCAAGAGCTGCTTTGGCCTGGAGGCGCGCGAGACCTCGCGCGACGTCTCGTTCTGCGCCCACGCGATCCTCTCCGACGACACGCTCGTGATCCCCGACGCCACGCTCGACCCGCGCTTCGCCGGCAACCCGCTCGTCACCGGGGCGCCGGGCATCCGCTTCTACGCCGGGCATCCGCTCGCGCTGCCCGACGGCACCAATCTGGGCACGCTGTGCCTGATCGATACGCGCCCGCGCGAGATCGACGCGACCGACCTGAGCCACCTGCGGGATCTGGCGAACCTGGCCGAGCGCGAGGTGGCGGCCGTGCAGCTGGCCACGCTCGATTCGCTGACCGCGCTGTCGAACCGGCGCGGCTTCGAGATGCTCTCGCAGCAGGCGCTGAACGCGTGCCGGCGGCGCGGCCTGCCGGCCTCGCTGCTGTTCTTCGATCTGGACGGCTTCAAGCAGATCAACGACCGTTTCGGCCACGCCGAGGGCGACCGCGCGCTGGTGCTGTTCGCGCGTTCGCTCACCACCGTGCTGCGCGAGATGGACGTGATCGGGCGGCTCGGCGGCGACGAGTTCGTCGCGCTGGTGATGTCCGAACAGCTCGACGTGCAGGCGCTGGTGGAGCGGCTGCGCAAGGATCTCGGCGCGCGCGGCAGGCAGGCCGGGCTCGAATACGAGATCCGCTTCAGTGTCGGCCACGTCGATTACGACCCGCGCGACGAGCCCTCGGTCGCCCGGCTGCTCGCCGAATCGGACCTGCGCATGTACGCCGACAAGAGCCGCATGAAATCGCGGGCCGCGCCGCACTGA
- a CDS encoding membrane protein has translation MTMIVTGNFQTFADAEASRRRLMDQRFRRDDVSIFFLNPHGQHGRFPIGGDVYADTAAKPGGRGAIAGTVRGVSIGLLLGLLVYAIGHTPWWVPVATTLLGAYLGAFSGALARMRGRAEEGTGALSGTEHGVVLAAHVTESNATTAEEILRSTGAMSVERVDGEWRDGRWQDFDPTRRPDDRA, from the coding sequence ATGACGATGATCGTGACAGGCAACTTCCAGACTTTCGCCGACGCGGAGGCGTCCCGGCGCCGATTGATGGACCAGCGGTTCCGGCGCGACGACGTGTCGATCTTTTTCCTGAATCCGCACGGCCAGCACGGCCGCTTTCCGATCGGCGGCGACGTGTATGCCGATACCGCCGCCAAGCCGGGCGGGCGCGGCGCCATCGCCGGTACGGTGCGGGGCGTGTCGATCGGCCTGCTGCTCGGCCTGCTCGTCTATGCGATCGGCCACACGCCATGGTGGGTGCCGGTTGCCACCACGCTGCTCGGTGCCTATCTGGGGGCGTTCAGCGGCGCGCTGGCACGGATGCGCGGGCGCGCCGAGGAGGGCACGGGTGCGCTGTCCGGCACCGAGCACGGCGTGGTGCTGGCCGCCCACGTGACCGAGAGCAACGCCACCACGGCCGAGGAAATCCTGCGATCGACGGGGGCCATGTCGGTGGAGCGCGTGGACGGCGAATGGCGCGACGGGCGCTGGCAGGACTTCGACCCGACCCGCCGGCCCGACGACCGCGCGTGA
- a CDS encoding YeeE/YedE family protein, producing the protein MSTLPSSPARAPRALGAINPKSLGFALLLVVLGAVYLARAVSLRQAALYLVGALLGMTLYHAAFGFTSAWRVFIADRRGAGLRAQMLMLAIGVLLFFPALSGGTLFGHPVTGLVSPAGTSVVVGAFLFGLGMQLGGGCASGTLYTVGGGSTRMIVTLLAFVAGSVVATAHMPFWTSMPQWKPVSLVHAFGVLPALALSLAVFAAIAALTVVIETRRHGGLVREARAPHTSPWLHGPWPLLAGAVALALLNFATLALSGRPWGVTSAFALWGAKGFAALGIDVASWKYWTAGPNAAALAAPASHDVTTVMDIGIVLGAMAAASLAGRYAPVWRVPLRSLLAAVAGGLLLGYGARLAYGCNIGAYFSGIVSGSLHGWLWLVCAFAGNVLGTRLRPWFGLEVERVKPSGC; encoded by the coding sequence ATGTCGACTCTGCCTTCGTCGCCGGCACGCGCCCCGCGTGCGCTCGGTGCCATCAATCCGAAGTCACTCGGTTTCGCGCTGCTGCTCGTCGTGCTCGGTGCCGTCTATCTCGCGCGGGCCGTCAGCCTCCGGCAGGCCGCGCTGTATCTCGTCGGCGCGCTGCTCGGGATGACGCTCTATCACGCCGCGTTCGGCTTCACGTCCGCGTGGCGCGTGTTCATCGCCGACCGCCGCGGCGCCGGCCTGCGCGCGCAGATGCTGATGCTCGCGATCGGCGTGCTGCTGTTCTTTCCCGCGCTGTCGGGCGGCACGCTGTTCGGCCATCCGGTGACGGGGCTCGTCTCGCCGGCCGGCACCTCGGTCGTCGTCGGCGCGTTCCTGTTCGGCCTCGGCATGCAGCTTGGCGGCGGCTGCGCCTCCGGCACGCTCTACACGGTGGGCGGCGGCAGCACGCGCATGATCGTCACGCTGCTCGCGTTCGTGGCGGGTTCGGTGGTGGCCACCGCGCACATGCCGTTCTGGACCTCGATGCCGCAGTGGAAGCCCGTCTCGCTGGTGCATGCCTTCGGCGTGCTGCCCGCGCTCGCGCTGAGTCTCGCGGTGTTCGCCGCGATCGCCGCGCTGACCGTGGTGATCGAGACGCGCCGCCACGGCGGCCTGGTGCGCGAGGCGCGCGCACCGCACACCTCGCCGTGGCTGCATGGCCCGTGGCCGCTGCTGGCCGGCGCCGTCGCGCTCGCCTTGCTCAACTTCGCCACGCTCGCGCTGTCGGGGCGGCCGTGGGGCGTGACCTCCGCGTTCGCGCTGTGGGGCGCGAAGGGCTTCGCCGCGCTCGGCATCGACGTCGCGAGCTGGAAGTACTGGACGGCCGGCCCCAACGCCGCCGCGCTCGCCGCGCCGGCCAGCCACGACGTGACCACCGTGATGGACATCGGCATCGTGCTGGGCGCGATGGCGGCCGCCTCGCTGGCCGGCCGCTACGCGCCCGTCTGGCGCGTGCCGCTGCGCTCGCTGCTCGCCGCCGTGGCGGGCGGGCTGCTGCTCGGTTACGGCGCGCGGCTCGCGTATGGCTGCAACATCGGCGCCTACTTCAGCGGAATCGTCTCGGGCAGCCTGCACGGCTGGCTCTGGCTCGTCTGCGCGTTCGCCGGCAACGTGCTGGGCACGCGGCTGCGCCCGTGGTTCGGCCTCGAAGTGGAGCGCGTGAAGCCCAGCGGATGCTGA
- a CDS encoding cold-shock protein, translated as MASKWFNDSKGFGFITPDNGGEDLFAHFSEVSGDGFKTLAENQKVSFETKRGPKGMQAANIKPL; from the coding sequence CTGGCCTCTAAGTGGTTCAATGACAGCAAGGGTTTTGGTTTCATCACGCCGGACAACGGCGGCGAAGATCTGTTCGCGCACTTCTCCGAAGTCAGCGGCGACGGCTTCAAGACACTCGCTGAAAATCAGAAGGTCAGCTTCGAAACGAAGCGCGGCCCGAAGGGCATGCAGGCGGCTAACATCAAGCCGCTGTAA
- the rpsU gene encoding 30S ribosomal protein S21 codes for MATIILKPDEPVEVALRRFRRGIERTGLIPELRARAAYEKPTAERKRKKAAAVARLNKQIKRSLPPKKRY; via the coding sequence ATGGCTACCATCATTCTGAAGCCCGACGAGCCCGTGGAAGTTGCATTACGCCGTTTCCGTCGCGGGATCGAGCGCACCGGCCTGATTCCAGAACTGCGTGCCCGGGCCGCCTATGAAAAACCAACGGCAGAGCGCAAGCGTAAGAAGGCCGCCGCGGTGGCACGCCTGAACAAGCAGATCAAACGGTCGTTGCCACCGAAAAAACGCTACTGA
- the osmF gene encoding glycine betaine ABC transporter substrate-binding protein OsmF yields MDTAVRRRICAALTLAAAFGGTLAAGAAHADTITVASKIDTEGSLLGNLIAQVLKSHGLGVTDKISLGATPIVRRALVAGEIDVYPEYTGNAAFFFNKAGDPAWKNAARGYAEAKRLDYSANHLVWLTPAPANNTWGVAVYGPLAAQQHLKTFSDFGRWVASGGKVKLAASAEFVNSASALPSFEKAYGFKLKPDQLLVLSGGDTAATIRAAAAQTDGVNAAMVYGTDGAIAASGLVLLEDDKQVQPVYAPAPVIREAVLKAHPQIADWLGPVFASLDLKTLQTLNSRIQINGEPAAHVAADYLKAKGFVK; encoded by the coding sequence ATGGATACCGCCGTTCGCCGCCGCATCTGCGCGGCGCTTACGCTGGCCGCCGCGTTCGGCGGCACGCTCGCCGCCGGGGCGGCCCACGCCGACACGATCACCGTCGCCTCGAAGATCGACACCGAAGGCAGCCTGCTCGGCAACCTGATCGCGCAGGTGCTCAAGTCGCACGGCCTGGGCGTGACCGACAAGATCAGCCTCGGCGCCACGCCGATCGTGCGCCGCGCGCTGGTGGCGGGCGAGATCGACGTCTACCCCGAGTACACCGGCAATGCCGCGTTCTTCTTCAACAAGGCCGGCGACCCGGCCTGGAAGAACGCCGCGCGCGGCTATGCCGAAGCCAAACGGCTCGACTATTCGGCCAACCATCTGGTCTGGCTCACGCCCGCGCCCGCCAACAACACCTGGGGCGTGGCCGTGTACGGGCCGCTCGCCGCCCAGCAGCACCTGAAGACGTTCAGCGACTTCGGCCGCTGGGTCGCCTCGGGCGGCAAGGTCAAGCTCGCGGCGTCGGCCGAGTTCGTCAACAGCGCCTCGGCCCTGCCGTCGTTCGAGAAGGCCTACGGCTTCAAGCTGAAGCCGGACCAGCTGCTGGTGCTCTCGGGCGGCGACACGGCCGCCACGATCCGCGCGGCGGCCGCGCAGACCGACGGCGTCAACGCGGCGATGGTGTATGGCACCGACGGCGCGATCGCCGCCTCCGGGCTCGTGCTGCTCGAGGACGACAAGCAGGTGCAGCCCGTCTACGCCCCCGCGCCGGTGATCCGCGAAGCGGTGCTGAAGGCGCATCCGCAGATCGCCGACTGGCTCGGGCCGGTGTTCGCGAGCCTCGACCTCAAGACGCTGCAGACCCTCAACAGCCGCATCCAGATCAACGGCGAACCGGCCGCCCATGTCGCGGCCGACTACCTGAAGGCGAAGGGCTTCGTCAAATGA
- a CDS encoding DNA/RNA non-specific endonuclease, with the protein MTMKWLAALGLLSIAASIHAAPCSQFSPAGLEPELTNPKMVRQARLLCYSDFAVLHSGITHTPLWSAEHLTAAHLADARDEVRTNRFFAETRLPAGEGATLADYRRSGFDRGHMSPAGDRWNDVAMAESFSLANMIPQNPQNNRRLWARVEEAVRAMAMRDGEAYVVTGPMFHGSELQTIGASRVIVPTEIFKLVYLPARRVAFAIVVKNADVKRYDIETVHQLEAASGLRFPGVPERLKDMKVGGLSGV; encoded by the coding sequence ATGACGATGAAATGGTTAGCCGCGCTGGGCCTGCTGTCGATCGCGGCGAGCATCCACGCCGCGCCGTGTTCGCAGTTTTCCCCGGCGGGCCTCGAGCCCGAACTGACGAATCCGAAGATGGTCAGGCAGGCGCGCCTGCTCTGTTATTCCGACTTCGCGGTGCTGCACTCCGGCATCACGCACACGCCGCTCTGGTCGGCCGAGCATCTGACCGCCGCCCATCTGGCCGACGCCAGGGACGAGGTGCGCACCAATCGCTTCTTCGCGGAAACGCGCCTGCCGGCGGGCGAGGGCGCGACGCTGGCCGACTACCGGCGCAGCGGCTTCGACCGCGGCCACATGAGCCCGGCGGGCGACCGCTGGAACGATGTGGCGATGGCCGAATCGTTCTCGCTGGCGAACATGATTCCGCAGAACCCGCAGAACAACCGGCGCCTGTGGGCCCGCGTGGAGGAAGCGGTGCGCGCGATGGCGATGCGCGACGGCGAGGCCTACGTGGTGACCGGCCCGATGTTCCATGGCAGCGAACTGCAGACGATCGGCGCGAGCCGCGTGATCGTGCCGACCGAGATCTTCAAGCTGGTCTACCTGCCGGCGCGGCGCGTGGCGTTCGCGATCGTCGTGAAGAATGCCGACGTGAAGCGCTACGATATCGAAACCGTGCATCAACTGGAGGCCGCCAGCGGGCTGCGTTTCCCCGGCGTGCCGGAACGACTGAAGGATATGAAGGTAGGAGGGCTGTCCGGTGTCTAA
- a CDS encoding CBS domain-containing protein: MIRVADVMSRDVVSIAPNDSVRHAAQCMAHYDVGALPVCDRGRLVGIVTDRDLAVRVLADDVGPDTAIGEVATRRPVCCREHDDLDAVQQRMAEARIRRTPVVTASGQLVGMLSLGDIATRAQGASQDELANTLERVSQPGQ, encoded by the coding sequence ATGATTCGGGTAGCGGATGTGATGTCGCGCGACGTGGTATCGATCGCGCCGAACGACTCGGTACGGCACGCGGCGCAGTGCATGGCGCACTACGACGTGGGCGCCTTGCCGGTGTGCGATCGCGGCCGCCTCGTCGGCATCGTGACCGACCGCGATCTGGCGGTGCGCGTGCTGGCCGACGACGTCGGCCCCGACACGGCGATCGGCGAGGTCGCGACCCGGCGGCCGGTCTGCTGCCGCGAGCACGACGATCTGGACGCGGTCCAGCAGCGCATGGCCGAGGCTCGCATCCGGCGCACGCCGGTGGTCACGGCGAGCGGGCAACTGGTGGGCATGCTGTCGCTCGGCGACATCGCCACGCGCGCCCAGGGCGCGTCTCAGGACGAACTGGCGAACACGCTCGAACGCGTCTCGCAGCCGGGGCAATGA
- a CDS encoding DUF3562 domain-containing protein, with protein sequence MAPQSNIDEIVQSIAADTHTPKETVSALYEKTLAEYRDGARILDYVALLAAKRVRDDLRRQRH encoded by the coding sequence ATGGCCCCCCAGAGCAACATCGACGAAATCGTCCAGTCGATCGCCGCCGATACCCACACGCCGAAGGAAACCGTGTCCGCCCTCTACGAGAAGACGCTCGCCGAATACCGCGACGGCGCGCGCATCCTCGACTACGTCGCGCTGCTGGCGGCGAAGCGGGTGCGCGACGACCTGCGCCGCCAGCGGCACTGA